ACATACGAAGATTTGCGGCAACTTTCTGAAGGTCTGGTAAGTATCGCTCAAAAACGATTCGCAGCAGACGACGTCGCTGCCTTCGATGTTAATCGCGCCGAATTGGCAGCCTTTCAAGCTGAAGCTGACTTACTTCAGAGCGAGAAAAAACTGGATCAGACTAAACAACGACTAAGCGTCATTGCAGGAAGAGACTACAAGAACAGCATATCGGTCCAACACCTTCCGCAGTTTCAATTGAGAGCAGAAGTCAATGAACTATTGCCCGACTTCAGCAAAGATCTGCCTACTTTAGACAGTCTTATTGCAGATGCTCTCAAAAATCGTCTTGATCTCAAAGTCGTCAGGCAAACTCTTGCCGTAAATCAAGCTGGCATGAGAACAGCCTTAGGCAATATCGTTCCTAACACCCAGTTAAGTGCAGGTAGTTCATACTCCGGAAATCCTCCTGAAGGTCCGGCCACAAGGGGCTATTTCATAGCTGTCACTCAAGAATTGCCAGTATTTAATTTTCAACAAGGCGAACTGGCTAGATTGAAAGCGCAAAACATTCAAATAAAGCGAGAATTCGAATCAACCAAAAACGTTGTCACTGAAGAAGTGATATCTGCATACCAGCAGCTTTCTGCCGCACGCCAAAGAGTTGCCTATTTCCAAGAAAAAATACTCCCTACATCGGAAAAGGTAGCCAGAATGGCAAGACGCGGATACGAAGTTGGTCAAAACGATATTACTGCAACATTGGCTGCACAACAAGCAAATGTGCAAACCAAAGCCTCCTATCTTGAAGCCGTCCGCAGTTACCAGCAGTCCTTAACGGACCTGGAACAAGCAATCGGACATCCACTCTAAATTAATCACAAACTCATAGCCCTCAACAACCCAAACAGAACAAAGAAAATGACACGAGACGAACAAAAACTAGAAATTGATCTTCAACTACTGTTACCACATGTGGACAATGAGCGTGATCACTGTATCCAGTCGTTGGAGCGCCAGTTACAAGCAACTCGTGGTATCACCCAAGCTCACATCAAAGCACAGGAGAAACAACATACTCTCTGCTTGCACTATGATCCAACTTTGCTTCAACTGACAAATGTACAACGACTGGCATCGCACGCTGGTGCTGCCATATCCAATCGATACCAGCATCAACTCCTGCCGATCATTGGTATGGATTGCTCCGATTGCACAATGGTTGTAGAGCACGGAATCAAGCGCATAGATGGTGTCCTAAGTGTTTCCGTGAGCTACGTTTCAAACACTCTGAAAGTCGAGTTCGACAGTTTCAAAACAAACACTGCTGAAATCAAAGAACGTATTAAGGGACTTGGCTATGAAGTGCCGGAAACAGGGCTTAGAGCCGTTTTCGCCGAACGCCGGGAACTTATCTTCTCATTGATTTGTGGTCTAACTATGGCAATTGCTTGGTTGACACCGAAGCTGTCACTACCCATGGAAGTTGCTTATCCATTTTTTGCGGCCGCATATATTTTCGGTGGATATGATATCGCCCGCCATGCCTGGCATTCTATTAAGGAAAGACAATTCGATACGGACTTACTGATGGTATTTGCGGCAGTCGGAGCAGCCATTCTTGGACAGTTTTCCGAAGGAGCACTTTTGCTTTTCCTGTTTAGCTTTGGACACGCTCTTGAAGAACTTGCTCTCGATAAAGCTCGCGACGCAGTTTCTAAACTTGGACAACTTACACCCAACACTGCTTTCGTAGTTCGCAACACTCAACAAATCGAAGTTTCGGTTGATGAGATCCAAATTGATGAAATTGTTATCGTAAAACCAGGTGTACGAATACCGGTGGATGGCACAGTATCTCACGGACAGTCATCCGTCGACCAATCTCCGATCACAGGAGAGAGTGTGCCCGTTGAAAAAGATAAAGGTGACAAGGTCTTTGCCGGCTCAATAAATGGCAACGGACAACTACTTATCAAAGTCACTAAGCTTGCCAAAGACAATACTCTATCTAGGGTTATGCAACTTGTGGAGGAGTCCCAAACTCAAAAGACTAAGACGCAACAGGTTACTGAAAAATTCACTTCATGGTTCGTCCCAGCCGTGCTTGTCTTGGACTTATTGCTTATCGTAGTGCCACCACTACTAGGTGTGCCTTTCAAAACTGCATTCTTGCGAGCAATGACGCTTTTAGTAGGCGTTTCTCCTTGTGCACTGGCGCTTGGCGCACCATCGGCTGCTCTTGCAGGAATCGCTCAAGCAGCAAGAAATGGCGTCCTCGTAAAAGGTGGCGTACATTTGGAGACTTTGGGACAGTTAAATGCAATTGCTTTCGACAAGACAGGCACACTAACACACGGCAAGCCAAAGGTTACCGACATCATAGTCAACGGAAGCATGTCCGAAAACGATGTGTTAGCACTGACCGCTGCCTGCGAAGCACGCTCTGGTCATCCACTAGCCTCTGCAATTGTTGCTGAAGCCAAATCTCGCAATCTATCGCTTCCTGAACCAACCGAGCTTCGGTCAATTGACGGACGAGGACTTGTAGCAAAAATCGATAATCACCGAATCGTTATCGGCAATTTACGGCTTATGCAATCGAACGGCATTGAGCTGGTACCGGAACATACCGAACAACTAGAGGCTGTCGAATCTGAAGGCAAGACAAGTATTTCCATTGCTATTGATGGAAAGATGGCTGCAATCATCGCTCTTGCAGATACTCCACGTAACGAGGCAAAAGCCTCACTAGCAAAGCTTCGTAAACTCGGACTTCAGCATTTGTTCCTATTATCTGGAGACAATATTCGTGTTGCAAGCAAGTTGGCTACTGACTTGGGAATAGACCAGGTCAAAGCAGGTCTGATGCCTGAAGACAAAGTCGAACAGATGAAGGAGTTAGCCGCCAACAAAGTTGTAGCAATGGTTGGCGACGGTGTAAACGATGCGCCAGCATTAGCCGCCGCGAGCGTCGGTATAGCCATGGGAGGGGCTGCTACAGACGTAGCCTTGGAAACTGCTGATGTTGCATTAATGGGAGATGATCTTGCTAGATTGCCCTTTGTGATAAGCCTTGGGCGGGCCACGCGCACCGTTATTCAACAAAATTTGGCCGTTTCTATCATTACCATTCTTGGACTTGCCAGTACAGCAGTTCTAGGACTAACAAATATTGGTTGGGCAATTCTATTCCACGAAGGAAGCACCATACTTGTCGTTGCCAATTCACTGCGCCTACTTGCTCATAGAACACTACTTCCGTCCGAAAAGGCGGCGTCCCTCAAATGAAAAACCCCCATTTACTGATTGCAGTTGACGAGCCCTCTTTGCCGACGGTAAGGTCAGCCCTCCTATCCTATGATCTGCTTGTTGCCCGCAATACCGCAGAAGTCACTCAACTTATGCAGGAAAAGTTGGTTGACTTGTTCCTTATTGATATTCATTTTGACGATTCAAGTGCTCTGAGACTTGTTGCTGATATTCGCAAAAACTCCTTGTACGGAAACACCCCGATCTTACTCTTCCGCCACCGTCCATCTGAAAATGCCAAAATGCTGCACTCAACAGTTTTGCAAGTAATTGTTCTCTACAAGATCGGACTTTATATGGAACTTGAAGATTCAGATGATCCAGCATCCGAAATTCGAATCATGGTGGATAAGTTCTTGAACAATTATAGGTAACTGAAGATGAATGCTAGTCAACAAATAAAAACCCACTATCTAACACGTTCTAGACAGTTTTTCGATCATTGTCATCCTGGGCGATTTCTCCTCTGGAAACTCCTCTTTGCAGTCGGTGTATATACAACCATCATTTGCTGGATTGACTTGCATGGTTTTCCTGCAAGCAAGATTATGGAGGCAAATGCGGCCATCTCTATCAGTGCTGTAATTGGACTATTACTAATCTTCCGCAACAACAGTGCTTACGAACGCTGGTGGGAAGCGCGCAAACTTTGGGGACAACTTGTTAACGAAAGCCGGAATTTAGCAATTAAGACACGCAGCTATGCCGATGAACTGTCAGATGCTGAGCGCACCGAAGTTGCTCAATTGATTGCTGGTTTTGCCGTTGCCCTAAAAGATCTGCTAAGGGAAAAACGCGACAAAGAGATACTGTCCAAGCTTTCAATACCTGAATCAAGCAATCATCCACCTTCGGCAATTGCTTTGCACATCTACAAAAAGCTTAAACGCTGGCGTAGTACAGGTATTGTGGATCAGTGGGAACAACTTCAACTTGATCAACATGCAAAGGTTCTGATGGATATCTGTGGAGGCACAGAGCGCATTTTAAAGTCTCCTATTGCCGGATCCTACAAACTACTTTTGTGGTCCGGATTGCTTCTTAATGCTGTCTGTGTGCCCTGGTTCATCGTGCCGAGTTTCCATTGGTGGTCAGTTGTAATCATGCTCGTCACCTCCTATTTTGTCTTTGGACTTGAGCTTCTTGCTGAAGAAGTTGAAAGACCCTTTGATGACCTTCCAAATGATCTGCCACTCGATTCCATATGCGAAACAATTCGGATATCAGCAGAAGAATCCTTGGAAGTAGCCCAAGGTTCCTGTAGTTCACTACCGAATGGAGGGTCCGACTAATGGATTGGCAGCTTGAATTGGTGATGGCAATGCGTGCATTACTGGCGGCATTTCTTGGCGGACTAGTGGGAGCAGAACGCGAACGTCACGGTCAGGATGCCGGTATTCGCACTTACGGAGCGGTCTCATTAGGAGCATGCGTGTTTGGATTGGTATCCATGCATGCCCTTGGCGCTGGTGGCATCGACACCAGAATTGCTGCTCAAGTGGTTACTGGAGTGGGTTTCTTAGGTGCCGGTGTAATCATGCGCGAACACGGCAAAACTACTGGACTGACCACTGCCGCCACAGTTTGGGCAACTGCGGCAACGGGACTGGCAATTGCCTTCGGAATGTATTTGCTTGGCACTTTGACCGCAACAATAATATTCTTTCTCCTTGCCTCGCACCACTTGCCCGGTTGGAAAATGCTTTCTAGCAATAGTCATGTTGCTACTTCGTCCGCACATCAAGAACATAGAGATAAAGAGGAGTAAATGTTGGTCTATCAAAACAGGCGCAAAAGTTCACACCGCCTGTTGATACTTAATTGCGCCAAGGCATTTTCATCATACAAACAATTCGATGTATCAAGGAGAGTTAAAGAAACATATGCCAATTACGGATATAGAAAAGGAAAAAATTAAGGCGCGTCTGGGTAAGGCAAGCGGTCATCTCAAACATGTCTATCAAATGGTCGATGACAAAAAGTATTGCATTGACGTACTCCAACAGTTAAAGGCTGTGCAAGCAGCCTTGGACAAAGTTGGGGAAATTATCCTTAGACAACACCTTCAGACTTGCGTTGTGGAGGCAATTCAGAAGCAAGACTCTAATAGCGTTATCGAGGAACTTGTCCAAGTGTTTCGCCACGCACCCACTCTCTATCAATACGAGGACGAAACAACTGAACTTCCCTCTTCAAGTTCCAACAGAGACTGTTGTCATTGATTTTCATCTGTTTCTCATACCGATCAGAGAGGGCAAACTGCATTTCTGATCGCTAAAGCAATCGCACACTTTTACTGTCCGTCTGTCGAACCAATTTTGTCTCTACCATCCCCACCCACCGGTTAGCTTGCTGTTCTTTGCAAAGCACTCTAGACTGGCTAATGTGTATCTGGGCTATTTATGAAAAAAATAACAACAGCTTTGTTCCTAACACTAGCGGTCTCCACTGTCGCCTTTGCCGATCATAGCGTCGAGCATCCTGAGCCACCCGTTGTAACTACTCCAGAGCACCATGAAACACCGGCAATAACTCCTCCGGTATATCAGCCGCCACCGACAGTAACGCCTCTAGTCACATCCCCAGTGATGCAGTCGCCAGCAACTTTCCAGTTACCGGCTGCTGCATCACCTACTACTATCCTGCCAACAGATGTTTCCGGCTTCCATGTAAATAGCATTAACCAACAAGCACCGATTGACAAAGCAGTCTTAATGGCTAAAGATGCGCGGTTCCAATTTACCGGTCAGTGGTTGCCATTTGATATTAAAGTGTCAGGTGCCGTGCCGACAAAATCGCCCTATCGACTGGTGTCGTTTGTCGAGGACAATACCAAACAAGGACATATTGAACACGTTGAAACTTCCAGCAACGATGCTGCTTTCATGCCTACTGTCAATGCGTCATTTGAGCGAGTCGATGATCGGCATTTACGATTAATTGAGGGTGCCGTCATTGTACGTGGAGCCATTCAGCCAATAATGGTTTCAACAAAACTGTGTGATGAAAACGTAGTTGCTCAAATTGGTGGCAATGCATTAACTTTGATATCAGCTTTTGATGGCAGACCAACCATTCTGAATCTGGTTGGTTCATCAGCCAACGCAGTCTCACTTTACGTTCCGATAGGACCGACACAGAGCCATCTGCTTAATCTTAAACCCGGTCAAATTGCTGAGGCTTACAAATTGGATAACACGCCAACCAGCAACCTTGTCGCAAAGAAGATAATTATCAATCAACGCATAGGACCTCATTGCGGACTGCTTGTCAGCCAGTGCCATTACGTGCGAGCCATGCGCAAATTCAACTTGGTTGCCTCATTACCAAGTGATCAATACCAGCGCGTACTCAAAACAGCAGCATCTCTAGAACACATGCGCCGCTAATCTTTTTTTTCGAATAAGTATGAACAAAGACTACTCAAATTAATGCAGCATACGTTGGTATGGTGTACGCTCTGTGAATAACTCTCATCGATAAGAAGTCTTTATCCATGCCGCAGAACAACCCTAGTAAATTGACACAAATACAGCTCAATAGACTTATTACACACGAGTCTTCAGCGGTTAAGTCCCGGATTGAAGCACTGCCTGAAAAGATCAATCCGATTCTTGTCAAGCCGTTACAAGAAGGCGATCTATTCTACGTAATTAACGGTACCAATCGTGTTTGTAAAGCACAGCAAGCAGGACAGAAAAGTATAAGTTGT
The Candidatus Obscuribacterales bacterium DNA segment above includes these coding regions:
- a CDS encoding TolC family protein, giving the protein MSARYKPLLLAVCCVFGTVMPTHAASVDPALLNVPQESNRQQFTPLSAVFDESLVNSPRAANIRAQLGISRAAYAQALTLPNPSIFVLNDTAQLAKQVGAIVPIEPPWKLAFRLLLARSQVKQVDFEIQRNLWQLRSTVRRAYLDVVMAIESRQTYEDLRQLSEGLVSIAQKRFAADDVAAFDVNRAELAAFQAEADLLQSEKKLDQTKQRLSVIAGRDYKNSISVQHLPQFQLRAEVNELLPDFSKDLPTLDSLIADALKNRLDLKVVRQTLAVNQAGMRTALGNIVPNTQLSAGSSYSGNPPEGPATRGYFIAVTQELPVFNFQQGELARLKAQNIQIKREFESTKNVVTEEVISAYQQLSAARQRVAYFQEKILPTSEKVARMARRGYEVGQNDITATLAAQQANVQTKASYLEAVRSYQQSLTDLEQAIGHPL
- a CDS encoding cation-translocating P-type ATPase; translated protein: MTRDEQKLEIDLQLLLPHVDNERDHCIQSLERQLQATRGITQAHIKAQEKQHTLCLHYDPTLLQLTNVQRLASHAGAAISNRYQHQLLPIIGMDCSDCTMVVEHGIKRIDGVLSVSVSYVSNTLKVEFDSFKTNTAEIKERIKGLGYEVPETGLRAVFAERRELIFSLICGLTMAIAWLTPKLSLPMEVAYPFFAAAYIFGGYDIARHAWHSIKERQFDTDLLMVFAAVGAAILGQFSEGALLLFLFSFGHALEELALDKARDAVSKLGQLTPNTAFVVRNTQQIEVSVDEIQIDEIVIVKPGVRIPVDGTVSHGQSSVDQSPITGESVPVEKDKGDKVFAGSINGNGQLLIKVTKLAKDNTLSRVMQLVEESQTQKTKTQQVTEKFTSWFVPAVLVLDLLLIVVPPLLGVPFKTAFLRAMTLLVGVSPCALALGAPSAALAGIAQAARNGVLVKGGVHLETLGQLNAIAFDKTGTLTHGKPKVTDIIVNGSMSENDVLALTAACEARSGHPLASAIVAEAKSRNLSLPEPTELRSIDGRGLVAKIDNHRIVIGNLRLMQSNGIELVPEHTEQLEAVESEGKTSISIAIDGKMAAIIALADTPRNEAKASLAKLRKLGLQHLFLLSGDNIRVASKLATDLGIDQVKAGLMPEDKVEQMKELAANKVVAMVGDGVNDAPALAAASVGIAMGGAATDVALETADVALMGDDLARLPFVISLGRATRTVIQQNLAVSIITILGLASTAVLGLTNIGWAILFHEGSTILVVANSLRLLAHRTLLPSEKAASLK
- a CDS encoding MgtC/SapB family protein is translated as MDWQLELVMAMRALLAAFLGGLVGAERERHGQDAGIRTYGAVSLGACVFGLVSMHALGAGGIDTRIAAQVVTGVGFLGAGVIMREHGKTTGLTTAATVWATAATGLAIAFGMYLLGTLTATIIFFLLASHHLPGWKMLSSNSHVATSSAHQEHRDKEE
- a CDS encoding metal-sensitive transcriptional regulator, whose amino-acid sequence is MPITDIEKEKIKARLGKASGHLKHVYQMVDDKKYCIDVLQQLKAVQAALDKVGEIILRQHLQTCVVEAIQKQDSNSVIEELVQVFRHAPTLYQYEDETTELPSSSSNRDCCH